The following are from one region of the Phoenix dactylifera cultivar Barhee BC4 unplaced genomic scaffold, palm_55x_up_171113_PBpolish2nd_filt_p 001369F, whole genome shotgun sequence genome:
- the LOC103703066 gene encoding tyrosine-protein phosphatase RLPH2-like codes for MGETGERTDRTVICIGDIHGYFSKLQLLWSNLEAAVGAAAFEAALVIFLGDYCDRGPDTHQVLDFLLSLPSRYPRQRYVFLCGNHDLAFAAFVGALPPPPDGSPFSATWAEYQQSEEREGWFKGEGYEAMHVQGRRWGGNMGGHWNPKKGMPYKGSIYDAGPTFESYGVPHGLADLVKAVPDNHKKFLADLVWVHEEDNVLIDTSEGRICCKLIAVHAGLEISKGVDEQLKLLRARDTSLPKVEDLSGRHNVWEIPKELSEKPTIVVSGHHGKLHVEGLRFIIDECGGLEDLPIAAIIFPSKMIVRDTDKFAAQN; via the exons ATGGGGGAGACCGGCGAACGCACCGATCGGACGGTTATCTGCATAGGAGACATCCATGGCTACTTTTCCAAGCTTCAGCTCCTCTGGTCCAACCTCGAGGCCGCCGTCGGCGCCGCCGCCTTCGAGGCGGCGCTCGTCATCTTTCTCGGCGACTACTGTGACCGCGGCCCGGACACCCACCAGGTGCTCgacttcctcctctccctcccctcccGCTACCCGCGCCAGCGCTACGTCTTCCTCTGCGGCAACCACGACCTCGCCTTCGCCGCCTTCGTGGGCGCCCTTCCCCCGCCGCCGGACGGCTCGCCGTTTTCCGCCACGTGGGCGGAGTACCAGCAGAGCGAGGAGCGGGAGGGGTGGTTCAAAGGGGAGGGCTACGAGGCGATGCACGTGCAGGGGAGGCGGTGGGGTGGGAACATGGGGGGCCACTGGAACCCTAAGAAGGGCATGCCCTACAAGGGATCTATCTATGATGCCGGCCCGACCTTCGAATCCTATGGCGTCCCCCATGGATTGGCGG ATTTGGTTAAAGCAGTCCCTGATAATCACAAGAAGTTTCTTGCTGACTTGGTTTGGGTTCATGAGGAG GACAATGTTTTAATTGACACTTCTGAGGGAAGGATCTGCTGCAAACTAATAGCTGTTCACGCTGGCTTGGAGATATCCAAAGGCGTCGATGAGCAGCTAAAACTTCTAAGAGCCAGGGACACAAGCCTGCCGAAGGTGGAAGATCTTAGTGGGAGGCATAATGTTTGGGAAATACCAAAG GAGCTGTCTGAAAAGCCAACCATAGTGGTGAGCGGTCACCATGGGAAACTACATGTTGAAGGCCTTCGGTTCATTATTGATGAATGTGGCGGCTTAGAAGACCTACCAATTGCTGCTATAATATTTCCTTCCAAGATGATAGTCCGTGATACAGATAAATTTGCAGCGCAGAACTAA
- the LOC120108510 gene encoding serine/threonine-protein kinase D6PK-like — protein MGSSGGISEIVESNEESKPVHHSHRSKTLSIKSKADGDIKSHGQPVEDNLDRLLRAIDLRTSSRVLGPSHQDGVDLLQKSALKKPVKVRISQASGIGISESVTLKQALRRLCISQASEMAAMKRLSKPIGISGVSEAGTIKRLFASVVVQASDSGLSLEEEKSLVKISIVPEKVVKESSGKATDFSQTSNLEPSKRDAASSPLSEVLNTVKVPKVRIQDVLNPTSAKTSKNPSVSAEIEKKGKTTSVTSVSSPQKGTESSKSAISPRLIKPVFRSKTCSKKKGKRESASKSGSSSRCGEVDKAGAAIPSKTKSGCRKEVVLPASSSTNSAGAVVAENIDSGASKPDFSPNICSGGRAAGVKMSECSRSREKGECSQSSKSSIGDSSTSISEESHQSGSSSNGSRPHMSKDARWVAIRRIMMQQGSLGLKNFKLLKRLGCGDIGTVYLAELIGSEWLFALKVMDIEFLVSRKKMLRAQTEREILQMLDHPFLPTLYAHFTADNLSCLVMEYCPGGDLHVLRQKQPGKFFSEPAARFYVAEVLLALEYLHMLGVIYRDLKPENILVRDDGHIMLSDFDLSLRCSVSPTLLRSSSLGTEGPVKKLSGPCAENSCIDPLCLQPSWVPVSCFTPRLVSSTMAKTHKLKADLGGQDSPLPQLVVEPTDARSNSFVGTHEYLAPEIIRGDGHGSAVDWWTFGIFLYELLFGRTPFKGPGNEETLANVISQSLKFPESPAVRFHARDLIRGLLVKEPENRLGSVRGAAEIKQHPFFEGLNWALIRCAAPPETPRSYDDGTPVAMRKKKEGKCLDFRSNGEDVEFELF, from the exons ATGGGTTCATCAGGTGGTATTTCTGAGATTGTTGAATCGAATGAAGAATCAAAACCAGTTCATCATTCGCATAGATCTAAGACACTTAGTATTAAATCAAAAGCAGATGGAGATATTAAGTCTCATGGTCAACCTGTTGAGGATAACCTTGATCGGCTTTTGAGGGCAATTGATCTCAGGACATCATCAAGGGTTCTCGGCCCTTCTCACCAGGATGGTGTGGACTTGCTGCAGAAGAGTGCTCTTAAGAAGCCAGTTAAAGTCAGGATATCTCAAGCATCAGGAATAGGAATATCTGAATCAGTGACCTTGAAACAGGCACTGCGAAGGTTATGCATTTCTCAGGCATCAGAGATGGCTGCTATGAAAAGGTTATCAAAGCCAATTGGTATATCTGGGGTGTCTGAAGCTGGAACTATTAAAAGGCTGTTTGCATCTGTAGTGGTCCAAGCAAGTGACTCTGGTCTTTcactagaagaagaaaaaagtttaGTGAAGATATCCATTgttcctgaaaaagttgtcaagGAGTCATCTGGAAAAGCTACTGATTTCAGTCAAACAAGCAACTTGGAACCATCTAAACGAGATGCTGCTTCTTCACCTCTTTCCGAAGTTCTCAACACAGTTAAGGTACCAAAAGTCAGAATTCAAGATGTTCTTAATCCTACCTCAGCAAAAACCAGCAAAAATCCGTCAGTCTCTGCAGAGatagagaagaaaggaaagacgaCTTCTGTAACTTCTGTATCTAGCCCCCAGAAAGGCACTGAATCAAGCAAGTCTGCAATAAGTCCACGACTGATCAAGCCAGTATTTCGGAGCAAGACGTGCagcaaaaagaaaggaaagagggaATCAGCTTCAAAATCAGGTAGTTCCAGCAGATGTGGAGAAGTTGACAAAGCTGGCGCGGCTATTCCTAGTAAAACAAAGTCAGGTTGCCGAAAAGAAGTTGTGCTTCCAGCATCCAGCAGTACGAATTCTGCTGGTGCAGTTGTCGCAGAAAACATTGACAGTGGTGCAAGCAAACCTGATTTCAGTCCAAATATCTGCAGTGGTGGTAGAGCTGCTGGTGTGAAAATGAGTGAATGCTCAAGATCAAGAGAAAAGGGGGAGTGCTCTCAAAGTTCTAAGAGTAGCATTGGTGATAGCAGCACCAGCATCAGCGAGGAGAGCCATCAGAGTGGCTCCAGCAGTAATGGCAGTAGACCTCACATGTCAAAGGATGCGAGATGGGTAGCTATTCGCCGCATCATGATGCAGCAAGGAAGCTTAGGATTGAAGAATTTTAAACTTCTCAAAAGGCTTGGTTGTGGTGATATTGGGACTGTTTATCTTGCTGAGCTAATTGGTTCTGAATGGTTATTTGCATTGAAAGTCATGGATATTGAATTCCTGGTGAGCAGAAAAAAGATGCTTAGAGCACAAACCGAAAGGGAGATATTGCAAATGCTGGATCATCCGTTCCTTCCTACCTTATATGCCCATTTTACGGCAGATAACCTCTCATGTCTCGTCATGGAGTATTGTCCTGGTGGTGACCTGCATGTCCTCCGGCAGAAGCAACCTGGAAAGTTTTTTTCTGAACCAGCTGCTAG GTTTTATGTTGCAGAAGTCCTCCTTGCACTGGAGTACCTACACATGTTAGGGGTCATATATCGAGATCTCAAACCAGAGAACATCCTTGTTCGTGATGATGGTCACATCATGCTATCTGATTTTGACCTTTCTCTCAGGTGTTCAGTAAGCCCTACCCTTCTCAGATCCTCATCCTTGGGTACAGAAGGGCCCGTAAAGAAACTGTCAGGACCCTGTGCTGAAAACAGTTGCATTGATCCTCTCTGCCTTCAGCCGTCATGGGTCCCTGTTTCTTGTTTCACACCCCGTCTTGTGTCTTCCACCATGGCAAAGACCCACAAGCTAAAAGCTGACCTAGGTGGTCAGGATAGCCCGCTTCCACAGCTTGTGGTGGAGCCTACTGATGCACGATCCAACTCCTTTGTTGGGACTCATGAGTACCTGGCCCCCGAGATTATCAGAGGAGATGGACATGGAAGTGCTGTAGATTGGTGGACGTTTGGAATATTTCTATATGAGTTACTTTTTGGTAGGACACCCTTCAAGGGACCTGGAAATGAAGAAACTTTGGCTAATGTGATCTCTCAGAGTTTGAAGTTTCCTGAGAGCCCAGCTGTTAGGTTCCATGCGAGGGATTTGATTAGAGGGTTGCTCGTAAAGGAACCAGAGAATCGGCTGGGATCAGTCAGAGGAGCAGCTGAGATTAAGCAGCACCCATTTTTTGAAGGGCTGAATTGGGCCTTGATCCGATGTGCTGCACCACCTGAGACACCGAGAAGCTATGATGATGGAACTCCAGTTGCAATGCGCAAGAAAAAGGAAGGTAAATGCCTGGATTTCAGGAGTAATGGAGAAGATGTGGAGTTTGAGCTATTTTAA